One window from the genome of Balaenoptera musculus isolate JJ_BM4_2016_0621 chromosome 3, mBalMus1.pri.v3, whole genome shotgun sequence encodes:
- the LOC118892617 gene encoding mucin-16-like, translating to MSPDIPTGIVTRPSASPGTTESAEVTMTTQRGPTEDTSQNPLSMGTTTNTSGAEIHSTVTQSFTHSEMTTRRSRGLEDVSWTRPASVKETGSPSSPVIVSTMTTPSPEPSTLPAKSPSSPTSVTSLLTRSLGKTKDALGTTLGSVTTLPSSLSSPTVQTIFTSEFSIDTAKILPSIYTVMSTVGSSSSGYEQSSSVPIFPESSSTIYPMGTASSMDETTLSTSMPSSFETKTLSHLTPGLKETRIALDSSSSTLTNTPSSPLSTHGLKGPNTDITSSVKVSSPDQPLSTQYTDIPVETVTRFYTSPSITGSAGITVPGSNLSVPVSENTRHLSTDMLSSAETIFANNTVTPSLSEAMASFATSGVPGAISVSPFSRTESGPGDATMPTTAESLPSSSSIPFPSLTFRTTDSSNSPLPHWITSSLATPRTVDTNLEAESRSTAALPLVTASTLQTWTQPVRTSLPPIMDTRMTESVGLGTVTSSSQVLPHSTQLTRTDGIVERITKIPNEAAHGDTTIHVPLASTSASLRGLSTGGTERAETTAMVLKTTSTVTLTTRVSTPTSGMLSLLRTSDKTASISTTGMIITTPDIPKMTASFVIRPGDKTSTVVPMTTPSIFNRGPETTPSLVPSSGAETSAAVPTLTVSFGEPETTTSWVTHPAETGPTVSRAILNVSHSESDSTPPTATSSGEEVSSAVPTLTVSPDVLGMVTSLVTSSGTETSSVDQTLTVSPGQPDATASWLHSTETSTPVSKTTLNFSPSELDTTSSAATIPGAEAISATPMMTVSPSIPVMVTSLVISSGTDTNTIFSTLTESLHESESTVSLVTQPAESSPSLPRTTPDVSHSTPSMATSLGTEASSAVPTTPIFSGVPDMVTSQATSFEIDASMAIPSLKLPPVEPVTTASLVTQPGVQTSPAAPTPTVSSTVPGLVTSLVTSSGAETSTTFPIPTDSPHKPETTASHVTHSGTETSSAIQTMAVSHGKPDTTVSLVTHPEETSQTIPRTTPNVSHRESDTTFSMATSPGAKASSAVPATTVSPGMPGMVTSLVTSSGAETSTTFPTLTDSMHKPETTASWVTHTETISAIPTMTAYPGKPNTTVSLVTHPVETSPTVPRTTPNVFHSESDTTFSVATSLGAEVSSTDPTPTLSTVVQDIVISQVTSSETDASMAVPTLTVSPVEPVTKASLVTHPGVQTSSAIPTPTLSSTASQLVTSLVTNFGAETSTTFPIPTDSPHKPKTTASWVTHSMETSTPVSRTTPNFSQSKSDVTPSMATTPRAEASSAIPTTTISPGVPDMMNSLVTSSEAEISTTFLTLTDSVNKPEPTASGVTHSGTETSSAIPAKTVSPGKPDTTVSLVTHPEETSLTIPRTTPNVSHSESDTTFSVVTSLGAEVSSVVPTPTVSAGVPDIMTSQVTSSETDNTMAIVPLTLSPGEPATTVLLVTHSSAETSTSFPASTIFPHLPEITAAPSTPPGLETSTALPNQTVSLSPPETSSLFTTTVTKTARVNLTPTASFGVPAETASLSTHPGTDVSATISTSALSHGLPETTGLLATRPATEASTSTPALTVSPGVLGPSRTSATTVGLYTVPSWSTETSPPTTSIGHPEFPKTVTGDTVTLIASETPTPSKTSHGEGLSTTAILKTTTVETTHLAATGSGPTVAETTITFNTLSGSPFAPVTTPGTSTLASVSVTSGTTAIPLLMPFTVNFTITTLHYTEDMGNSDSELFSATERDLQHLLSPLFKKSSVGSLYTSCRLTLLRADKDGTSTRMDAVCTYRPDPTGFRLDRERLYWELSQQTHGITRLGPYTLDRNSLYVNGEQFCCSWGLLAV from the exons ATGTCGCCAGACATCCCTACAGGCATCGTCACCAggccctctgcctctcctgggacAACAGAATCTGCAGAAGTGACCATGACCACCCAAAGAGGTCCCACTGAGGATACATCCCAGAACCCACTTTCCATGGGCACTACAACCAACACCTCAGGGGCAGAGATTCACTCGACTGTGACTCAGAGCTTTACGCACTCAGAGATGACCACTCGCAGGAGCAGAGGTCTCGAGGATGTGTCATGGACAAGGCCTGCCTCTGTGAAAGAAACTGGCTCTCCATCTTCCCCAGTGATTGTATCTACCATGACAACACCCTCCCCTGAGCCATCCACATTACCAGCGAAGAGCCCCTCCTCTCCTAcctctgtgacctcacttctcacCCGTAGTCTGGGGAAGACCAAAGACGCATTGGGTACAACCTTGGGATCAGTGACCACGTTACCTTCAAGTTTGAGTAGTCCCACAGTTCAGACAATTTTCACCTCTGAATTCTCCATAGATACAGCGAAAATTCTTCCTTCCATATACACAGTCATGAGTACTGTGGGTTCCAGCAGTTCTGGATATGAACAAAGTTCCTCTGTCCCAATTTTCCCTGAATCCTCCAGCACCATATATCCTATGGGTACTGCTTCCTCCATGGATGAGACCACTCTTTCCACATCAATGCCTTCCTCCTTTGAGACTAAGACACTTTCCCATCTGACTCCTGGACTGAAGGAGACAAGAATAGCCTTGGATTCCAGCTCAAGCACACTCACAAACACACCTTCATCGCCTCTGTCCACTCATGGTTTGAAGGGTCCCAACACTGATATTACGTCCTCTGTGAAAGTATCATCCCCAGATCAGCCTCTGTCTACACAGTATACTGACATTCCAGTGGAAACAGTCACACGCTTTTACACTTCTCCCTCCATTACAGGATCTGCTGGCATAACTGTCCCAGGATCCAATCTTTCTGTGCCTGTATCAGAAAATACACGTCACCTAAGCACAGATATGCTGTCTTCAGCTGAGACCATTTTTGCTAATAACACAGTAACGCCTTCTTTGTCAGAGGCCATGGCTTCCTTTGCTACATCTGGAGTTCCAGGTGCCATCTCAGTCAGTCCATTTTCTAGGACAGAATCAGGCCCTGGGGATGCTACTATGCCCACCACTGCAGAGAGTCTACCTTCTTCATCTTCAATACCATTCCCCTCTTTGACCTTCCGTACCACTGATTCTTCAAACAGCCCACTCCCCCATTGGATTACTTCCTCACTAGCTACCCCAAGAACAGTAGACACCAACCTTGAGGCAGAGAGCCGAAGCACTGCTGCATTACCCTTGGTTACAGCCAGTACTTTGCAGACTTGGACACAGCCAGTCAGGACATCTTTACCACCCATTATGGATACCAGAATGACAGAGAGTGTTGGTTTGGGAACAGTGACAAGTTCTTCTCAAGTTCTTCCACACTCAACCCAGTTGACAA GGACTGATGGCATCGTGGAGCGTATCACAAAGATACCCAATGAAGCAGCACATGGAGACACCACCATCCATGTCCCCCTGGCATCCACGTCTGCTAGTCTTAGAG GACTATCAacaggagggacagagagggcaGAGACCACTGCCATGGTTCTGAAGACCACTTCCACAGTGACTTTGACTACCAGAGTCTCTACTCCCACTTCAGGTATGCTGTCTCTCCTTAGGACATCAGATAAAACAGCCAGCATAAGCACAACAGGAATGATAATCACAACCCCAGATATTCCAAAGATGACAGCCTCATTTGTCATCAGACCTGGAGACAAGACCAGCACAGTAGTTCCCATGACAACCCCATCTATTTTCAATAGAGGACCAGAGACTACACCCTCACTGGTCCCTAGTTCTGGGGCAGAGACCAGTGCAGCTGTTCCAACTCTGACTGTTTCCTTTGGTGAGCCAGAGACCACAACCTCATGGGTCACCCATCCTGCAGAGACTGGCCCAACTGTTTCCAGGGCAATCCTGAATGTTTCTCATAGTGAATCAGACAGCACACCCCCAACAGCTACAAGTTCTGGGGAAGAAGTCAGTTCAGCTGTTCCAACTCTGACTGTTTCCCCTGATGTACTGGGGATGGTGACCTCACTGGTTACTAGTTCTGGGACAGAGACCAGCTCAGTTGATCAAACTCTGACTGTTTCCCCTGGTCAGCCAGATGCAACAGCCTCATGGCTCCATTCCACAGAGACCAGCACACCTGTTTCCAAAACAACTCTGAATTTTTCCCCTAGTGAATTAGACACCACATCTTCAGCAGCCACCATTCCTGGGGCAGAAGCCATTTCAGCCACTCCTATGATGACTGTCTCACCTAGCATACCAGTGATGGTGACCTCACTGGTCATTAGTTCTGGGACAGACACCAATACAATCTTTTCAACTCTGACTGAGTCCCTGCATGAATCAGAGTCAACAGTCTCCTTGGTCACCCAACCTGCAGAATCCAGCCCAAGTCTTCCCAGAACAACCCCCGATGTTTCCCATAGTACACCCTCAATGGCCACCAGCCTTGGGACAGAAGCCAGTTCAGCTGTTCCAACTACACCTATCTTCTCTGGTGTACCAGATATGGTGACCTCACAGGCCACTAGTTTTGAGATAGATGCTAGTATGGCTATTCCAAGTCTGAAACTTCCTCCTGTTGAGCCAGTGACCACAGCCTCACTGGTCACTCAACCTGGGGTGCAGACCAGTCCAGCTGCTCCAACTCCAACTGTCTCCTCTACTGTGCCAGGGCTGGTAACCTCACTGGTCACAAGTTCTGGGGCAGAGACCAGTACAACTTTTCCAATTCCAACTGATTCCCCACATAAACCAGAGACAACAGCCTCTCACGTCACCCACTCTGGAACAGAAACAAGTTCAGCTATTCAAACTATGGCTGTTTCCCATGGGAAGCCAGATACAACAGTCTCACTGGTCACCCATCCTGAAGAGACTAGCCAAACTATTCCCAGGACAACCCCCAATGTTTCCCATCGTGAATCAGACACCACATTCTCAATGGCCACAAGTCCTGGGGCAAAAGCCAGTTCAGCTGTCCCAGCTACAACTGTCTCACCTGGTATGCCAGGGATGGTGACCTCACTGGTTACCAGTTCTGGGGCAGAGACCAGTACAACTTTTCCAACTCTGACTGATTCCATGCACAAACCAGAGACAACAGCCTCATGGGTCACCCATACAGAAACAATTTCAGCTATTCCAACTATGACTGCTTACCCTGGGAAGCCAAATACAACAGTTTCACTGGTCACCCATCCTGTAGAGACCAGCCCGACTGTTCCCAGGACAACCCccaatgttttccatagtgaatCAGACACCACATTCTCAGTGGCCACCAGTCTTGGGGCAGAAGTCAGTTCAACTGATCCAACTCCAACTCTCTCCACTGTTGTACAAGATATAGTGATCTCACAGGTCACTAGCTCTGAGACAGATGCTAGTATGGCAGTTCCAACTCTGACAGTTTCTCCTGTTGAGCCAGTGACCAAAGCCTCATTGGTCACTCATCCTGGGGTGCAGACCAGTTCAGCAATTCCAACTCCAACTCTCTCCTCTACTGCATCACAGCTGGTGACCTCACTGGTCACAAATTTTGGGGCAGAGACCAGTACAACTTTTCCAATTCCAACTGATTCCCCACACAAACCAAAGACAACAGCCTCATGGGTCACCCATTCCATGGAGACCAGTACACCTGTTTCTAGAACAACTCCAAATTTTTCTCAGAGTAAATCAGATGTCACACCCTCAATGGCTACCACCCCTCGGGCAGAAGCCAGTTCAGCCATTCCAACTACAACTATCTCCCCTGGTGTACCAGATATGATGAACTCACTGGTCACTAGTTCTGAAGCAGAAATCAGTACAACTTTTCTGACTCTGACTGATTCCGTGAACAAACCAGAGCCAACAGCCTCAGGGGTCACCCACTCTGGGACAGAAACAAGTTCAGCTATTCCAGCTAAGACTGTTTCCCCTGGGAAGCCAGATACAACAGTCTCACTGGTCACCCATCCTGAAGAGACCAGCCTGACTATTCCCAGGACAACCCCCAATGTTTCCCATAGTGAATCAGACACCACATTCTCAGTGGTCACCAGTCTTGGGGCAGAAGTCAGTTCAGTTGTTCCAACTCCTACTGTCTCAGCTGGTGTGCCAGATATCATGACTTCACAGGTCACTAGCTCTGAGACAGACAACACTATGGCTATTGTACCTCTGACTCTTTCTCCTGGTGAACCAGCAACCACAGTCTTATTGGTCACCCATTCCAGTGCAGAGACAAGCACAAGTTTTCCTGCTTCAACTATTTTCCCTCATTTACCAGAGATCACAGCCGCACCATCCACCCCACCTGGGTTGGAGACTAGTACAGCTCTTCCAAATCAGACTGTTTCTCTCAGTCCACCAGAAACATCCTCTCTCTTCACCACAACTGTGACCAAGACAGCCAGAGTTAATCTAACTCCAACGGCTTCATTTGGTGTTCCTGCAGAAACAGCCTCACTCTCCACCCACCCTGGGACAGACGTCAGCGCAACTATCTCAACTTCAGCTCTTTCCCATGGTTTACCAGAGACCACAGGCTTATTGGCCACCAGGCCTGCAACAGAGGCCAGTACAAGTACCCCAGCTCTGACTGTTTCCCCTGGCGTTCTTGGTCCTTCCAGGACCTCTGCAACAACTGTTGGGCTTTATACTGTACCTTCCTGGAGCACAGAAACCTCACCACCCACAACCTCAATTGGACACCCAGAATTTCCCAAGACTGTGACAGGGGACACCGTGACCTTGATAGCATCAGAGACCCCAACACCATCTAAAACCAGTCATGGGGAAGGATTAAGTACAACCGCTATCCTGAAAACCACCACTGTTGAGACCACTCATTTAGCTGCCACAGGTTCAGGTCCCACTGTGGCTGAGACCACAATCACCTTCAATACACTGTCTGGAAGTCCTTTTGCCCCTGTGACCACACCTGGAACCTCTACCTTGGCCTCTGTGAGTGTGACTTCAGGAACAA CTGCAATTCCTTTATTGATGCCTTTTACTGTCAACTTCACCATCACCACCCTGCACTACACGGAGGACATGGGAAACTCGGACTCTGAGTTATTCAGTGCCACTGAGAGAGACCTGCAGCACCTG CTCAGTCCTCTGTTCAAAAAGAGCAGCGTTGGTTCCCTGTATACCAGCTGTAGACTGACCTTGCTCAG ggctgACAAGGATGGAACAAGCACCAGAATGGATGCGGTCTGCACCTACCGCCCAGATCCCACAGGCTTCAGGCTGGACAGAGAACGGCTGTATTGGGAACTAAGCCAACAGACCCATGGTATCACTCGGTTGGGCCCCTACACCCTGGACAGGAACAGTCTCTACGTGAATGGTGAGCAGTTCTGCTGTAGCTGGGGTCTCCTTGCAGTGTAA